Genomic segment of Dunckerocampus dactyliophorus isolate RoL2022-P2 chromosome 13, RoL_Ddac_1.1, whole genome shotgun sequence:
aagtacaatgaaaaaatgtacggctgcacaaacaaacatttttatttaactacTTCACAAGACAATGCAGGTGcatgttgaaatgtttattgtccaacAAATTGAccctaaacgatattattgtcaatatttttgaGACCAATTAAACCActgttgttaataataataaataacaaataataatatattattaaagtAGAATAAAGTTCACAATGACAGTGACAACATGGTCATAATATGATTCGATGAGTCAATGAAAATCAGAATAACATTCAGATTCAAATTCAAATAGGAGCAGCATGGCCAGCACCATAATGTCAATGCCTTATCAAAAAAGctacaaattaattaaatgtaacaGTTCACTTCAATACTGATGTGCTCATGTGTATTGGGTTTAtcaaaaaaaaggaggaaaaaaaggcttccatttgttgaaaaaattgttttcagaACCTTGGAATGTCGGCGTCTCTGCCAgtttcaacaagtcaaatttaaaagacatttttacgACCATAATGAATACTATAAAAAACCATTTCACATCcatactggcaaaaaaaaatagaaaaacatgaaggaaaagtcagctgggataggctccagcatacccccgcgaccctactgaggaaAAGCTGTATAGAAAATTACTTGCAAATTATTTGAATTAATTCACAGCTCtgttacattgaaatacaaaatgcttaacataattaaaaacatCAGAAGCCTCTCTATTATGGATAGCTAAAATTTATCGCTGTTGTAATTTTGCTCCATTGCTATGATCTGCTGTAACACACAGCAGCACGTGGGCAGTACACTAGCTAGCTGGTTGTGCTTGATAAATTCTGACCGGGCTGCACAGGTACTTTAGTATCATTATGTTGTAGAAccctcaaaaatgtaaacatttaaaagcaagactgaagtttttgtattttttgcagttttaaataaaagttacattaatatattttttaagacctttcaaTATCGTATGTttaaattgtacaaaaacacattttatgagattttaAGGCAATTTTAGATTTTATACTGCACTCGTGCAATACCTTAAACTGGATCAGGGCGTGCTGACCACACATTGATGATGAATGCACCCCCTCCAGCACCTTGGTCCACGTTTCCTCATCAAATATTATTTGAAGATCCTGTTCCCATGCGCTTCTCATTTTGGAAAGTGAAAGGGAGTCTTTTTGGAAATTAAAACTACCATAAGTCTGCATGAGACACTGATGtgcaaatattcatatttgtctgtattataaatgtattttctgaatGATTCcagtcatttttaacatttccttaAGTAAAACCGATGAATGTTCACATTTCCTGaccaaatacagggcagaaatcTAAGATGAACCTGTCTCAAGTGTCTCTTCTCAGCTTAGTGAGCAAGCCTTAACCTACGACAAGcaaaaactcaaccctgaacctccgacatcacttcctgtcctgtacATATCTGTCCGCCTGCCACCAAGGTCCGCTAGGGAAcatatttactgtgacacacacaaacaggagttttatttacgtcttaattattatgtcaactatattgggtaaaacgagtgtaaagccatttaaagccgccattacaatacatcgatcagacaatagccaccacacgAAGTACTCtgtccacaaaaaaacaagaaactgctcaagtgtgagtctatgttattttatttatgtctaatgtgCCCTTACCTGGCACACGCTGGCTGCCGGCCCGCGCTGGAACACCTCCACCCCCCCTTTCTCCGTCCCCTGGTGCAAGCCTTCAAGTTCTTATGTTGTAAAGTATGCTTATTTGTGCTTATGTTGCCgaggttttttttccagtcCCACAGTGTATTCCCCCGaaatagcatagtttggagttGCTTTTTTCTCCTCCACTCTCCTCTTGTTCTCCCCTGTCCTCTCCCCATCTTATCGCCCAGTCACCCTGTCCTGCCTACCCCTCTGTCATATTGTatggtattttgtatatgtatGGACGGGTGATTGCACAATTTCACTTGTACCTCTGTATAAGTGACGAGGTACCTCTGTATAAGTGACGAGTAAAGGCCATTCTCTCGCTCTTATTTTCTCTAGTTATATCTACTATACTGAGTAATACGTAAATGtcactatatgggtgttatttcttgccTACAGGgcacaataatgttaaaaactgtatttagaagattgtaaacagattttctatgccataactacaaaaatattccaatattattacaataaatgtaataattactaggaatgtccgatattggcttttttactGAAAaccgatatgccaatattgtctaACTCTCAagttccgattccgatatcaacaaatactgatatgtgtaacatatctttttcttgagtaaaattgttgtaaagtaacgagtaatgagtacagttgttttgttggctactccacccatctctgagtagataattcatgtattacaaattttatataagaatacaattgtgtttattttcaaaacagatttatgttatttttgcaaagatttaattcatttttagttAAATTGGtatcgtttaaaatacatgaatctgctgattattattttgattgataaatttcatgttcttattttatattcttattttattacattaaaactactatatatatatatatatatatatatatatatatatatatatatatatatatatatatatatatatatatatatatatatatatggtgtgTGTAGTTtttcggcactactttgtgctctatagctgatgtaatgtaaATTACTcctgtgtgggatcaataaaggttttatcttagccatctgagaagatccaATACATTGTCTTTGGTGCCTGTATTAGTGTTtgtgaatgtataaatgagaggcattaacttagaTTGCTTtgtgcttcctgtttcccagcgtgctttgtcgtactgttgttgtaaatagccgctaagttacatgtttagagctcacatagttgtcagTTATTCTGCATTAcccgttggtagtgtcttgtctgttgttatctacctattacgttgctgtgtgatgtttttttttagctctttctttgaaaattacaaaaaaaaattacattatagTGTAATTATATGAATTTTAAAACCTAATCATTATATTATTGTATCATCATACTTTGGTTATTTCCCGATTGGAGATATAATGACACGACTCTGTAATGGGAAGTGAAACTGGTGTCGAGCCAGTTCACGCTGATTCAATGACAGCTCTGAACTAAACCAATGCTAAAATTACAGTGGAAAAGTGGTTCGATTTGATTGTGTCGTACCTAGTTCTTGTTGAGATTGGACTAATTTGATTGTGTGGTACTTGGTTCTGATACCTGGTTCTGGTTGAGGTTGATCTCGATGGCCTGCAGCTCCGACACATCTGGCGGGACGCTCTGAATCTGGTTGCGTGACAAATCCAGCAAGTCCAGCAGTCTTAAACCCCCCAGTCCAGAGGGGAACTCCGAGATACGGTTCCCTGCCAGAATGAGGGTTCGCAGGGCCTTGAGTCGGTCCAGGGTTGGAGGCAGCTGCTGGATCCGGTTGGTGCTGACACTCAGCGTCTCCAGTTTCTTCAGATTCCCAATCTCAGTGGGAAGGCTGCCTGAAGACAAATGACCAATAGCACATGAGCACCATATGGACCATGACGTGGACCATGGCACCACCGTCTAGATGAAAAGAAATGTTCCAACTGACCCAGTTTGTTGGAGTTGAGTGTCAAACTTCTGAGCTGTGCAAAGTTTCCGATAAAAAGGGGAAGTGATTCCAGCTTGTTGTCTGACAGGTCCATAGTTCTCAGGTTGGAGGTGAGCTGCTGCAGCTCCTCAGGAAACTGAAGCACACAAAGACCCAGATAAAAACCCATGAGCTTTACATCAGCAACTAACAGCATTAGAAACAATGAAGAGTTGCATGTTCGATTCCTCACTGCTCGTCTGTTGGTTGCgcttgaatttttaaaaataagttattaGCTAACATTAGCTTGACCCCTCTGTGTATGATCTTACCAAACCTACTCAACTAAGCAGGTTCTTTCCTGGCGTCATTTTATTATTCGAGATTTAAGTTAGGTGAGGCTGTGATAGCATGTGCCTTGAACAATCCATTTTTAGAACATATAGTTCACATAAAGTAAGATGGAAAGCACctgagtgaggacaagcggtagagAAATTGGATGGATATTGATAGAACGCTTCATTCTCCTCCATTGTTACTTGTTAGCTATACCATAAGTCAAAGACACGAAGTATCTATATGTCATActataagaagaagaagctgaatAGGTAGCACTCTAGCTCTGCATATGTAAATGGACTTACAGAACACACCTGCTATCAGAACACACTGATGATTAGGGGTGTCAAAGGATCTTGTGAGATCAAAACGTGaaatatttcttgtttagagaaaagctgtggGAACAGGTCATCCAGACTGTGAACCATGGCGtcactactgtgaatgataaccCACGTAATCTGGAAGTAGCAGTGCACAAGGTAGGATTGGAACCGCACGTTAAATGCTTCACGCACACTATAacccttgcaatccaacctacctcggtgtttcCAGCGTCACTCATCAGGTGCTTTTTTCATCACAGTTCGACAGCTGCGGCAGTGTtagtgtccaagcagaagctgtagtaattctacatttgatcaaatttactTAAGGTTTGTAAGATCAAAACAAAatcgctgcatatgacttcAATCAAAACACGTGATAGGAGCGACTAATTAAGAAATTCTCTCATTCTGGTACTGCACTctgagcatcatgggaactgtagttcttttttagtataaacataaagctaatctactgcaatctgttTTACACGTGTCTTTACATAATTTACCCGTATGATTAGTAGTAACAGCTACGACTGCcgtcatcattttgacttttatcatttttagtttttctttccatttgtggaaaaagttaaacAGTTAAAAGtgtcatgcatgcaaagctataaagcatttcaaaatgtacctgcattgttttgtgattcagtaaaattaaaaagtgtgtttgtccagtcctatattttgtcattgtagttttcttcaaagtaatgttaaaatatcgtctcgtcCTGTTCTCATGACCACaatatcgtgtatcgtctcgtttCGGAGCTGAGTgtatcatgacacccctactgatGATAGAAATCCATGTTGACCTCTCACCTCCTGAATGCCTCGACCAGTCAGTTGGAACACTCCCGTCTTTTGGGATGTTTCCAGGTGAGACTTGAGAGCGCTGTTCCCCATTTGGACTGAAAATCCTAATTCTCTGACACTGCAAATGCTGCTGGATCTTAATCAGTGTTTATCAGTCATCAATTGGCTTCCCTGTAGATGACAGAAAGCAGAACTTGATAAGAAGATCACGCAATGCATAGAATGAGTCCATGAAGTTCAGTCGTGCCGTTACATCATGCTGCTTTGATGAGTGTCAATTACTTCAGCCTCCAGCTGGGGGGGGCGGGCGAATAGTTAGTAGCCATGTTATCTTGTTCATTATTCATCAATATTCGTCATTATTACAAAGGCAAGAGTGGGCAACGAGTTTTGTGTCTATGAAGTCGAAAATTCGACAACAATACAACAATGTCCGGTCGATTTTATCGTGTTCGCGTTTTCTCTGGTGGAAGCCCAGCTAATATTAGCACAACCGTTAGCATGCAATGCGGTACCACCGTTCAAGACGCGCTAGCTGCTTGTCTCACTTACACTACGAAACTTGTGCTGttcttggtggaaaaacatgTGTTGATCCAATGcggtgattgttttttttattttaaaaaaagctcaGATAAGTGAGACGCCCAGGAGAtgtcaacaaacaaaatatcaggaagtgacgtcacagTTGTCACGTCAAGGGAAAACGTAATCCTGtgctatacatgctgtgaccatgtacagaccctttccaaaaaattagaatgtcatggaaaagttgtttaatttacataattccattcaagttaaactttcatataTTATAGATTCAAGGCCCgcaatttaaatgatttaaagtatttatttgtttatttttacataatttgggcttccagctcattagacccacgaaaacaggaattcaaaaaatttgaatagaaatttgaaaagaaataagcccaaattttgcagggcatgaatgttttaaactgagtgtcacacactaatcatctactaaactcaaatcacctgcacaggcttccccaggtgtcattaaattgcttcagtttggtccaattgtctcagttgggttcaatatgg
This window contains:
- the lrrc57 gene encoding leucine-rich repeat-containing protein 57, whose translation is MGNSALKSHLETSQKTGVFQLTGRGIQEFPEELQQLTSNLRTMDLSDNKLESLPLFIGNFAQLRSLTLNSNKLGSLPTEIGNLKKLETLSVSTNRIQQLPPTLDRLKALRTLILAGNRISEFPSGLGGLRLLDLLDLSRNQIQSVPPDVSELQAIEINLNQNQISILSAEVSRCPRLKVLRVEENCLDLAAIPLSILSESQVSLFSVEGNLFEVKRLRDLDGYDKYQERFTATKKKFA